The following are from one region of the Rhodopirellula sp. P2 genome:
- the recA gene encoding recombinase RecA encodes MAKQPRMATPAASKGVKLDPGMKTILEKEPGLKTTLQQIEKSFGDGAIMPLGASQKLTIDCISTGSLSLDMALGGKGIPRGRIIEVFGPESSGKTTLALHIGAEAQKSGGIAAIIDAEHAFDPSWAKKLGVELDSLLVSQPSSGEEAMQICEMLVKSNAVDVIIIDSVAALVPKAELEGEIGDSHVGLQARLMSQSMRKLTGAIAKSKSAVVFINQIREKVGVMFGSPETTPGGRALKFYCSCRIDVRRIGALKDGEEQVGQRVKAKIVKNKVAPPFRIAEFDMMHSNGISFEGDLLDLGTENKVVNRSGSWFKYGDTYLGQGKEKARNFLIENPDVSDEIKQKVLVAGGFVAPLEGAEDEGEEAVKDGEAVANS; translated from the coding sequence ATGGCAAAGCAACCACGCATGGCAACGCCCGCAGCATCCAAGGGCGTCAAGCTGGATCCGGGCATGAAGACCATTCTGGAAAAAGAACCCGGTCTGAAGACGACGCTTCAACAAATCGAAAAGTCGTTTGGCGACGGTGCGATCATGCCGCTGGGAGCGTCCCAAAAGCTGACCATCGATTGCATCTCCACGGGCAGCCTCAGCCTCGACATGGCTCTGGGTGGAAAAGGCATCCCGCGAGGCCGAATCATCGAAGTCTTTGGACCGGAGTCTTCCGGGAAGACGACGTTGGCTCTGCACATCGGTGCCGAGGCCCAAAAGTCCGGCGGGATCGCAGCGATCATCGACGCCGAGCACGCCTTTGACCCCAGTTGGGCCAAGAAGCTCGGCGTGGAACTGGACAGCCTGTTGGTCAGCCAACCCAGCAGCGGTGAAGAGGCGATGCAGATCTGCGAGATGCTGGTCAAATCCAACGCCGTCGACGTCATCATCATCGACTCCGTCGCGGCCTTGGTGCCCAAGGCGGAACTCGAAGGCGAGATCGGCGACAGCCACGTGGGCCTGCAAGCTCGCTTGATGAGCCAATCGATGCGGAAGTTGACCGGTGCGATCGCCAAGAGCAAATCCGCCGTCGTCTTCATCAACCAAATTCGTGAGAAGGTCGGTGTGATGTTCGGCAGCCCCGAAACCACCCCCGGCGGTCGTGCCCTCAAGTTCTATTGCTCGTGCCGAATCGATGTTCGTCGGATCGGTGCCCTGAAAGATGGGGAAGAGCAAGTCGGTCAACGCGTCAAAGCGAAGATCGTCAAGAACAAGGTCGCACCTCCGTTCCGGATCGCTGAATTCGACATGATGCACTCCAACGGGATCAGCTTCGAAGGCGATTTGTTGGATCTGGGAACCGAGAACAAAGTCGTCAACCGCAGCGGCTCCTGGTTCAAGTATGGCGACACTTACCTGGGGCAAGGCAAGGAGAAGGCTCGCAACTTCTTGATCGAGAACCCAGACGTCTCCGACGAGATCAAGCAAAAGGTCCTGGTCGCCGGCGGCTTTGTCGCACCACTCGAAGGAGCCGAAGACGAGGGTGAAGAAGCAGTCAAAGACGGAGAAGCCGTCGCCAACAGCTGA
- a CDS encoding HDOD domain-containing protein — protein sequence MTSVAESTNLEDVFHVDILPALPHSAISLLQLSQKEEAGPNDFARPIEADPGLMGQVLRFVNSSYFGFSREIMSIPQAITLVGSRAIVNFALWNAVFSVIPNPKFGPFDLKALWQDSLRRAIFARKMGRLLKLESSEDLFAGALLQDMAIPLLLKELPTEYEALVEKRAAEGKRLSGLEKEMFGWNHADAAAILATRWKLPEEFVALIAQHTEIEQLLELGNQARGAACVALASLLPSCSEKEWHEQEKFTNACKRLSGMTGESLVECMTEVDELTAEFAPLLKLPVPEQSIMSFLAEK from the coding sequence ATGACCAGCGTCGCAGAAAGCACCAACTTGGAAGATGTTTTTCATGTCGACATTTTGCCAGCGTTGCCACACAGCGCTATCAGTCTGTTGCAATTGTCTCAGAAAGAAGAAGCCGGGCCGAACGATTTCGCTCGACCCATCGAGGCGGATCCAGGATTGATGGGTCAGGTGTTGCGGTTTGTGAACTCGTCGTATTTCGGGTTCAGTCGCGAAATCATGAGCATCCCGCAGGCGATCACCTTGGTGGGTTCGCGAGCGATTGTGAACTTCGCGTTGTGGAACGCGGTGTTCAGTGTGATTCCCAACCCCAAGTTCGGCCCCTTTGATCTCAAGGCGCTGTGGCAAGACTCGCTGCGTCGTGCGATCTTTGCGAGAAAGATGGGGCGACTGTTGAAGTTGGAGTCGTCTGAAGATTTGTTTGCGGGTGCGTTGTTGCAAGACATGGCGATTCCGTTGTTGCTCAAAGAGTTGCCAACCGAATACGAAGCGTTGGTGGAGAAGCGTGCCGCAGAAGGCAAACGCCTGAGCGGTTTGGAGAAAGAAATGTTTGGTTGGAACCATGCGGACGCCGCCGCGATCTTGGCGACCCGTTGGAAGCTTCCCGAAGAGTTTGTGGCTTTGATTGCTCAGCACACCGAGATTGAACAGTTGTTGGAATTGGGCAACCAGGCCCGCGGTGCCGCTTGTGTCGCGCTGGCGTCTTTGTTGCCATCGTGCAGTGAAAAGGAGTGGCACGAGCAGGAGAAATTCACGAACGCTTGCAAGCGACTTTCAGGGATGACAGGTGAGTCGTTGGTCGAATGCATGACCGAAGTCGATGAGCTCACCGCTGAGTTCGCTCCGTTGTTAAAATTACCAGTCCCTGAACAATCCATCATGTCATTCCTGGCCGAGAAGTAG
- a CDS encoding protein-disulfide reductase DsbD family protein codes for MDRSYQPGFARKMCVPGVVLFAALLAVTAVVPVHADNPDATGLFSEFSLDDFAADGSAALQTDDPADATATYSATADGEIEIQVQVKLQPKWHLYSTTQPQGGPKPTKLSLVDSDSVKLVGDWKSDREPLRSVSQDFGGITVEEFEEEVNFTATAKLLDGATVSQLGDLKIRLDALTCLTGGACMPINETLTAKFTGEVPAASSAPAKQTMASTQSEDPAGLKAHPVEIENAFRDRDYVVRWEAINLTPELEPGQTGTLRFTAIPDAGYHVYTSSVSDEQSKTNFVVSEKSKLKVGAPQTKSRSVDYELLPGVTYHDGNVTWTIPVSVPADAAPGEHKLAGGIAYQACTDDSCQQPKAIGFETVVNVVPSAPANSPPKAMTLAAKKRMLVLDDAATLQWVDKGLSPSLNASVDPGSATNAQTEDTPRIAMADAAASGSSAAGAAHGVTRETVSEAAVLDDTENAGTAFGTTLLFAFIGGVILNFMPCVLPVVGLKVMSFVQQAGQDRKRIFFLNVVYALGILSVFAVLTTLAVVLSFNWGQQFTYFPVRLGLTLLMFAMALSYLGVWEIPAPGMAGGKTSQALQQREGYTGAFFKGVFATVLATPCSGPLLGGILGLTFALTSLQTVAVIMIVGVGMALPYLMIGIWPSLVAWLPKPGTWMETLKEFLAFLFLGTVAFFFNQFSDGDKLPVFVAMIGVWFGCWIIGKVPSWSSLQSRLYAWSGGVASAIIIGVAAFQWLGPAPEPAEGVKTIAWQPYDEAKLKEYQSEGRTVMIDFTAKWCVNCIVNYNVALNTEATRQLIEELDAVPMLADWTDQDPEIEAKLKELQSRSIPVLAIYPGKSPAEPIVLRDLVSQQMVLDALENAGPSIDGAETKVARSVRSGVPATTTSLGDHGLTAGPATAGTATR; via the coding sequence ATGGATCGCAGTTATCAACCCGGGTTTGCTCGGAAAATGTGTGTTCCTGGTGTTGTTCTGTTCGCGGCTTTGCTGGCTGTCACAGCGGTGGTGCCGGTGCATGCGGACAATCCCGACGCGACCGGTTTGTTCTCCGAATTCTCGCTGGACGATTTTGCGGCGGACGGCAGCGCGGCGCTGCAAACCGACGACCCCGCGGATGCCACAGCGACCTACTCGGCCACTGCCGACGGTGAGATTGAGATTCAGGTCCAGGTGAAACTGCAGCCGAAGTGGCACTTGTATTCCACGACCCAGCCCCAAGGCGGTCCCAAGCCAACCAAGTTGAGTTTGGTGGATTCCGATTCTGTGAAACTGGTCGGGGATTGGAAAAGCGACCGAGAGCCATTGCGGAGTGTCTCGCAAGACTTTGGCGGGATCACCGTCGAAGAGTTTGAAGAAGAGGTCAACTTCACCGCCACCGCGAAATTGTTGGATGGAGCGACGGTTTCTCAGTTGGGTGACTTGAAGATTCGTCTGGACGCGTTGACGTGTCTGACTGGCGGGGCTTGCATGCCAATCAACGAAACCTTGACCGCCAAGTTCACGGGCGAGGTTCCTGCGGCGAGCTCGGCGCCAGCCAAGCAAACGATGGCGTCGACGCAGTCGGAGGATCCAGCGGGACTGAAGGCTCATCCCGTTGAGATCGAAAACGCTTTTCGCGATCGCGATTACGTCGTGCGTTGGGAAGCGATCAACTTGACGCCGGAGTTGGAGCCTGGCCAAACCGGGACGCTTCGCTTCACCGCGATTCCTGATGCGGGGTATCACGTTTACACCTCATCGGTGAGCGACGAGCAATCCAAGACCAACTTTGTGGTCAGCGAAAAATCGAAGTTGAAGGTCGGTGCACCGCAAACGAAATCGCGATCGGTGGATTATGAATTGTTGCCCGGCGTGACTTATCACGATGGCAACGTGACGTGGACGATTCCGGTGTCCGTCCCCGCCGATGCGGCCCCGGGTGAACACAAACTGGCCGGTGGAATCGCTTACCAAGCCTGCACCGACGACAGTTGTCAGCAGCCCAAGGCGATCGGGTTTGAAACCGTCGTCAACGTGGTCCCGTCGGCTCCTGCGAATTCGCCCCCGAAGGCGATGACGTTGGCTGCCAAGAAACGCATGTTGGTGTTGGACGATGCGGCAACGCTGCAGTGGGTGGACAAAGGCTTGTCGCCTTCCCTGAATGCCAGTGTCGACCCCGGTTCGGCGACCAATGCCCAAACCGAAGACACACCCCGAATTGCGATGGCGGATGCCGCAGCGAGCGGTTCGAGTGCTGCTGGAGCGGCTCATGGTGTGACGCGTGAGACAGTCAGCGAAGCCGCTGTGCTGGACGACACTGAGAACGCTGGCACAGCCTTTGGCACGACGCTGCTGTTCGCTTTCATCGGTGGGGTGATCCTGAACTTCATGCCTTGTGTGTTGCCCGTCGTGGGCCTGAAGGTGATGAGTTTTGTTCAGCAGGCTGGCCAAGACCGCAAGCGAATTTTCTTTCTCAACGTGGTCTACGCCCTCGGCATTTTGTCCGTGTTTGCGGTGCTGACGACGCTGGCAGTGGTGTTGTCGTTCAACTGGGGCCAACAGTTCACTTACTTCCCCGTTCGCTTGGGGCTGACGCTGTTGATGTTTGCGATGGCGCTCAGCTACCTCGGTGTTTGGGAAATCCCTGCTCCGGGCATGGCCGGTGGCAAGACATCGCAAGCTCTGCAGCAACGGGAAGGTTACACCGGTGCGTTCTTCAAAGGTGTCTTCGCAACCGTGTTGGCGACCCCCTGCAGCGGACCGTTGCTGGGCGGCATCCTGGGTTTGACCTTCGCGTTGACCAGTCTGCAAACGGTGGCGGTGATCATGATCGTTGGCGTCGGGATGGCATTGCCTTATCTGATGATTGGCATCTGGCCGTCGCTCGTGGCATGGTTGCCCAAGCCTGGCACCTGGATGGAAACGCTGAAGGAATTCCTGGCCTTCTTGTTTCTTGGAACCGTGGCGTTCTTCTTCAACCAGTTCAGTGACGGCGACAAGTTGCCCGTGTTCGTGGCCATGATCGGCGTCTGGTTTGGTTGCTGGATCATCGGCAAGGTGCCCAGTTGGAGCAGCCTGCAATCGCGATTGTATGCGTGGTCGGGTGGTGTGGCGTCCGCCATTATCATCGGCGTCGCCGCTTTCCAGTGGCTGGGCCCTGCACCGGAACCAGCCGAAGGTGTGAAGACGATTGCGTGGCAGCCCTACGACGAAGCCAAGTTGAAAGAGTATCAGTCCGAGGGCCGCACGGTCATGATCGACTTCACCGCCAAGTGGTGCGTGAACTGCATCGTCAACTACAACGTGGCACTCAACACCGAAGCGACCCGTCAGCTGATTGAAGAGCTGGACGCGGTGCCGATGCTGGCGGACTGGACGGATCAAGATCCGGAGATTGAAGCCAAGCTGAAAGAACTGCAGAGCCGATCGATTCCCGTGTTGGCAATCTATCCCGGGAAGTCGCCTGCCGAACCCATTGTGCTGCGAGATCTGGTGTCCCAGCAGATGGTGTTGGACGCGTTGGAAAACGCCGGCCCCAGCATCGACGGAGCTGAGACGAAGGTTGCTCGAAGTGTCCGTTCCGGTGTGCCTGCGACAACAACGTCGCTGGGCGACCATGGGCTGACTGCAGGGCCTGCGACCGCGGGCACGGCAACCCGGTGA
- a CDS encoding phosphotransferase, with amino-acid sequence MSIDSWNPGLSGGRVYRIRLAATPFFYALKVSPAGQSVARWHGLADELAKAMAEPADASSDVPGGLTLDVSGGGSITPPLLNPAVADRDSLLSLDSFSSGEAPCRSGLLAVPVPTADGRWIVFEQGRHWQCTPWVDGSACGDDEAMDTTAAARALSLGGEAIARVHARLSVLPVPTHEPTDGPTHVPKEVPRCLRDRMQRLQELSPWLLSGSSLRERLPNTTARWRALLERCVTEGDVGVPALTAPQDVPIGYQELAQRMMSATDWMVERGVRVHRKLVSELQQQIENTPAHQRQAWVLRDVHREHILFSANRERVTGIIDHDAIDWDCPIVDLVRWAGSFPVQLEQRSATTRLGLAVEGYNRIASANHGLRLADGAGARPFFLQGPTPAELALGETLLRLNAWVGMANWVDWIGLRRRVFFSSPESLSNRISGLIDSVCHFC; translated from the coding sequence TTGAGCATCGATTCGTGGAACCCAGGGTTGAGCGGCGGGCGGGTGTATCGAATTCGTCTCGCCGCGACCCCCTTTTTTTATGCGTTGAAGGTGTCGCCCGCAGGGCAGTCCGTGGCTCGCTGGCACGGTTTGGCTGATGAGTTGGCCAAGGCGATGGCGGAACCTGCCGACGCATCGAGTGACGTTCCCGGCGGGCTCACGCTGGACGTTTCTGGTGGCGGAAGCATCACGCCACCTCTCTTGAATCCCGCGGTTGCTGATCGCGATTCATTGCTCTCGCTGGATTCTTTTTCATCGGGGGAAGCCCCGTGTCGTTCTGGGCTGCTCGCGGTGCCTGTTCCGACCGCGGATGGTCGTTGGATCGTTTTCGAGCAAGGCCGACATTGGCAATGCACGCCATGGGTGGACGGGAGCGCGTGCGGTGATGACGAAGCAATGGACACCACCGCTGCCGCGCGTGCCTTGTCGCTTGGCGGGGAAGCGATTGCCCGGGTGCATGCGAGGCTGAGCGTTTTGCCCGTGCCAACTCATGAGCCAACTGATGGGCCAACTCATGTGCCCAAGGAGGTCCCGCGTTGTTTGCGGGATCGAATGCAACGGCTTCAGGAGTTGAGTCCGTGGTTGTTGTCGGGGAGTTCACTGCGGGAGCGATTGCCAAACACGACCGCACGTTGGCGAGCGCTGCTGGAACGATGTGTGACCGAGGGTGACGTTGGCGTTCCCGCCCTCACCGCTCCACAGGATGTTCCGATTGGCTACCAAGAGCTGGCTCAGCGAATGATGTCCGCGACGGATTGGATGGTCGAGCGAGGCGTCCGTGTTCATCGCAAGTTGGTTTCGGAATTGCAGCAGCAGATCGAGAACACACCGGCACATCAGCGGCAGGCTTGGGTGCTTCGCGACGTTCACCGAGAGCACATCCTGTTCAGCGCAAATCGCGAGCGGGTGACTGGAATCATTGATCACGACGCGATTGACTGGGATTGCCCGATCGTGGACCTGGTTCGCTGGGCGGGCAGTTTTCCGGTTCAGTTGGAACAGCGGTCCGCGACCACGCGGCTGGGTTTGGCCGTGGAGGGATACAATCGGATTGCCTCCGCAAATCACGGGTTGAGATTGGCGGATGGAGCCGGGGCACGCCCATTCTTTCTGCAGGGCCCAACACCCGCAGAGCTCGCCTTGGGCGAGACTCTGCTTCGCTTGAACGCGTGGGTGGGCATGGCGAATTGGGTGGATTGGATTGGACTGAGGCGGCGAGTCTTTTTTTCGTCTCCTGAGTCTCTCTCAAACCGAATTTCCGGTTTGATCGATTCAGTTTGCCACTTTTGTTAA
- the msrA gene encoding peptide-methionine (S)-S-oxide reductase MsrA produces the protein MTERAVLAGGCFWGMQDLIRKLPGVESTRVGYTGGEVPNATYRNHGNHAEGIEIRFDPEQTSYRQLLEFFFQVHDPTTPNRQGNDRGPSYRSAIYYVDEQQKQVALDTIADVNASGLWPGKVVTEVEPVSDFWEAEPEHQDYLEKVPNGYTCHFVRPEWVLPKRASAE, from the coding sequence ATGACTGAGCGAGCGGTGTTGGCGGGCGGATGTTTTTGGGGCATGCAGGATCTGATTCGCAAGTTGCCGGGCGTCGAATCGACCCGCGTGGGCTACACGGGAGGTGAGGTGCCCAACGCGACCTATCGCAATCATGGCAACCACGCCGAAGGGATCGAGATTCGGTTTGATCCGGAGCAGACGAGTTACCGGCAGTTGCTGGAGTTCTTCTTTCAGGTTCATGACCCGACCACCCCGAACCGTCAGGGGAATGACCGCGGTCCGTCGTACCGTTCCGCGATTTACTATGTCGATGAACAGCAGAAGCAGGTCGCGCTGGACACCATCGCGGACGTGAATGCGTCCGGATTGTGGCCGGGAAAGGTGGTCACGGAGGTGGAACCCGTGAGCGATTTTTGGGAAGCCGAACCCGAGCATCAGGACTACCTCGAGAAAGTCCCCAACGGCTACACGTGCCATTTCGTGCGTCCGGAATGGGTGCTGCCCAAACGTGCTTCGGCTGAGTGA
- a CDS encoding S1C family serine protease, translated as MVPSVPAMLLNSDSFRMMPPLVAIRSQRSLTSLSLLAFLTVAALFASQPAARADEAAQVSARSLSRAFRDAAREAGPSVVTVFSYGQNQTLSGDTTDETEPEPEEESPDEPVGPTPPQQSDDGEFELSGLGSGVIINPFPNAKAEDDETTYWVMTNNHVIANAKKVVVQLPNETELVAEKVHGDPASDIAVLQVTSADALKVAQYGDSNTLDIGDWVLAIGSPFKLEATVSAGIISAKNRRLDRIRRSRLLQTDAAINPGNSGGPLVDLDGNVIAINTAIATRNGSYQGIGFAVPIDQAKWIARELAQFGTVRRSTLGVTLAELNAKNAKTFKLPEGLGVLVYQIIRKSSADRAGLKQLDVITEFAGQPFRKPIDLREAIERQPVGSTQSLKVIRKGEEIEIEVVLAPVDDPTATPEEMGGGLKK; from the coding sequence TTGGTTCCAAGTGTTCCTGCAATGCTTTTGAATTCCGACTCTTTCCGAATGATGCCCCCACTCGTGGCCATCCGCTCCCAACGTTCATTGACCAGCCTCTCGTTGCTGGCGTTCCTCACCGTCGCAGCTCTGTTCGCCAGCCAGCCCGCTGCGCGAGCCGATGAGGCCGCTCAGGTCAGTGCCCGATCACTTTCACGAGCCTTCCGTGACGCGGCCCGGGAAGCAGGCCCATCCGTCGTGACCGTGTTCTCCTACGGGCAAAACCAAACGCTCTCGGGCGACACCACCGATGAGACCGAGCCAGAACCCGAAGAAGAATCCCCCGACGAACCCGTTGGCCCGACTCCCCCGCAACAATCCGACGATGGCGAGTTTGAACTCAGCGGACTGGGCTCGGGCGTGATCATCAACCCATTTCCCAACGCCAAAGCTGAAGACGACGAAACCACCTACTGGGTGATGACCAACAACCATGTCATCGCAAATGCCAAGAAGGTCGTTGTCCAGCTGCCCAACGAAACCGAGTTGGTGGCCGAAAAGGTGCACGGCGATCCCGCCAGTGACATCGCGGTGTTGCAAGTCACCTCGGCGGACGCCCTGAAGGTCGCTCAGTACGGGGACTCCAACACGCTGGACATCGGCGACTGGGTGCTGGCCATCGGCAGTCCGTTCAAGTTGGAAGCCACGGTCAGCGCGGGCATCATCAGCGCCAAAAACCGAAGACTCGACCGCATCCGCCGCAGTCGGTTGCTGCAAACGGACGCAGCGATCAACCCAGGCAACTCGGGCGGCCCCTTGGTCGACCTGGATGGCAACGTGATCGCGATCAACACCGCGATTGCAACTCGCAACGGAAGCTACCAAGGCATCGGGTTCGCCGTGCCGATTGATCAAGCCAAATGGATCGCTCGCGAATTGGCTCAGTTTGGAACCGTCCGTCGATCGACCCTGGGAGTCACGCTCGCGGAACTCAACGCGAAAAACGCGAAGACGTTCAAGTTGCCGGAAGGCCTGGGGGTGCTCGTCTATCAGATCATTCGCAAGAGTTCAGCCGATCGAGCTGGTCTGAAACAGTTGGATGTGATCACCGAATTCGCTGGCCAACCCTTTCGTAAACCAATCGACCTTCGTGAAGCGATTGAACGACAACCGGTTGGCTCCACCCAGTCACTGAAGGTGATTCGCAAGGGCGAAGAAATCGAAATCGAAGTCGTCTTGGCTCCCGTCGACGACCCAACCGCCACGCCGGAAGAGATGGGGGGAGGATTGAAAAAGTGA
- a CDS encoding tRNA modification GTPase, with product MTSEADDTIAAIASPMAPAPRGIVRLSGHDCVDVLCRMEILESAESIGQRPFRVSKRLALGEPLGAIEVDVMVWPTQRSYTGQPSAELHLIGSPPLLQSSLEAAIRAGARAARPGEFTMRSFLAGRLDLTQAEAVLGVIEAEDRGSLDQALSQLAGNLSRPLQSARSTLLDLLADVEAGLDFVDEDIEFISDEVLVQRLDELRALLSQTRSQLSDRGGASPTIRVVLRGLPNAGKSQLLNVLSRTESAIVTDQAGTTRDLVTVESSWGGHSFQLIDTAGLESRDESDPEARVSREAQLQAAEAARGADVHVWCMDATLGGDFESLKDPDAVLPDAKRSAELICVATKRDLMPAGWEGDSMQADFALSSESGAGVEELIESLVGFAEQRDAGETGNVIGTAARCQDSLAAAMGHLDQAIQWTEQAAGHELVAAEMRLAVEAIGEVTGQVYTDDILDRVFGRFCIGK from the coding sequence GTGACCTCGGAAGCGGATGACACCATCGCCGCCATCGCCTCGCCGATGGCGCCCGCGCCTCGCGGGATCGTTCGCCTGTCAGGTCATGACTGCGTCGATGTGTTGTGTCGCATGGAGATCTTGGAATCGGCTGAATCGATCGGTCAACGTCCGTTTCGAGTTTCGAAGCGGCTCGCTCTTGGGGAACCGCTGGGTGCGATCGAAGTCGACGTGATGGTTTGGCCGACCCAGCGCAGCTACACCGGCCAGCCTTCGGCGGAACTGCATCTGATTGGTTCGCCGCCGTTGTTGCAATCCAGTTTGGAGGCAGCGATTCGGGCCGGGGCCAGAGCCGCTCGCCCAGGTGAATTCACGATGCGTTCGTTCTTGGCTGGGCGTTTGGATCTGACCCAAGCCGAGGCGGTGCTCGGCGTGATTGAAGCGGAGGATCGTGGCAGTTTGGACCAGGCGCTGTCGCAATTGGCTGGCAATCTTTCGCGGCCGTTGCAATCCGCTCGTTCAACCCTGTTGGATTTGTTGGCGGACGTGGAAGCCGGGTTGGATTTTGTCGATGAAGACATTGAGTTCATCTCGGACGAAGTGCTGGTTCAACGACTCGATGAACTTCGTGCTCTGCTTTCACAAACGCGTTCGCAGCTCAGCGATCGTGGCGGGGCGTCGCCAACGATTCGTGTTGTCTTGCGAGGATTGCCCAACGCGGGGAAGAGCCAGTTGCTCAATGTTTTGTCGCGCACTGAGTCAGCGATCGTGACCGATCAAGCCGGAACGACTCGTGATTTGGTCACGGTGGAATCGAGCTGGGGCGGTCATTCGTTTCAGTTGATTGACACGGCGGGGTTGGAATCGCGAGACGAGTCGGATCCCGAAGCACGTGTGTCGCGTGAGGCTCAGTTGCAGGCGGCGGAAGCGGCCCGTGGAGCGGACGTGCACGTGTGGTGCATGGATGCGACCCTCGGCGGCGATTTTGAATCGTTGAAAGATCCTGATGCGGTTCTGCCGGACGCCAAGCGATCTGCGGAACTGATCTGCGTCGCGACCAAACGAGATTTGATGCCCGCGGGTTGGGAGGGCGATTCGATGCAGGCGGATTTCGCCCTCAGCAGTGAGTCGGGTGCTGGCGTGGAGGAATTGATCGAAAGTCTGGTTGGTTTCGCGGAGCAGCGTGACGCCGGAGAGACGGGCAACGTGATCGGCACCGCCGCACGCTGCCAGGATTCGCTGGCTGCTGCGATGGGGCACCTGGACCAAGCGATACAGTGGACGGAACAAGCCGCGGGACACGAACTGGTGGCCGCCGAAATGCGTCTGGCGGTCGAGGCGATCGGTGAAGTGACCGGTCAGGTCTACACCGATGATATTCTGGACCGCGTGTTCGGCCGGTTTTGCATTGGCAAATAG